One stretch of Zingiber officinale cultivar Zhangliang chromosome 6B, Zo_v1.1, whole genome shotgun sequence DNA includes these proteins:
- the LOC121989255 gene encoding probable xyloglucan glycosyltransferase 2 isoform X2: MASRSGFSRWWAREKRQQQKGTPVVVTMENPNYSVLEIAATGDEAFPATDKGRGKNAKQFTWVLLLKAHHAAGRLASAAALLWALPGAVGKRLVSHRRVDDASEKPHLLLKLIKGLLFFSLAALAFELVAYWNRWHFRQTELHLPEAIEIQGWIHSAYLSWLSFRINYIAYPIQILSNMCIVLFIIQSLDRLFLCFGCFWIRLKKIKPKAEDDGYKYHPMVLVQIPMRNEREVYEQSISAVCKIDWPRDRLLIQVLDDSDDGAIQLLISTEVSKWSRRGVNIVYRHRSATTGYKAGNLKSAMSCEYVKDYEFVAIFDADFQPNPDFLKLTIPHFMGNPELGLVQARWSFVNTNENLLTRLQNINLAFHFEVEQQVNGVFLNFFGFNGTAGVWRIRALEDSGGWLERTTVEDMDIAVRAHLHGWKFVFLNDVKVLCEVPESFEAYRKQQHRWHSGPMHLFRICLPAIIASKISMWKKANLILLFFLLRKLVLPFYSFTLFCVILPLSMFVPEAQLPVWVICYVPIVMSFLNILPALRSSPFIVPYLLFENTMSVTKFNAMVSGLFQLGSSYEWVVTKKVGRSSESDLLPAAAVSKISKLQHVKANKIYKKELALSFLLLTAAVRSLLSAQGVHFYFLLFQGVSFLVVGLDLIGEQMS; this comes from the exons ATGGCTTCAAGGTCGGGTTTTTCCAGGTGGTGGGCGAGGGAGAAACGGCAGCAGCAGAAGGGCACGCCGGTGGTGGTGACGATGGAGAATCCTAACTACTCCGTTCTCGAGATCGCAGCCACCGGCGACGAAGCGTTCCCCGCCACGGACAAGGGCCGCGGCAAGAACGCTAAGCAGTTCACCTGGGTGCTTCTCCTCAAGGCCCACCACGCCGCCGGCCGCCTTGCCTCGGCGGCAGCGTTGCTGTGGGCGCTGCCGGGAGCGGTCGGTAAAAGGTTGGTTTCCCATCGCCGCGTTGACGATGCTTCCGAAAAGCCCCATTTGCTGCTGAAGCTAATCAAGGGCCTCCTGTTCTTCTCCCTGGCCGCACTGGCATTCGAGCTCGTTGCGTACTGGAACCGGTGGCACTTCCGGCAGACAGAATTGCATTTGCCGGAGGCGATCGAGATCCAGGGGTGGATCCACTCAGCCTACCTCTCATGGCTTTCCTTCCGAATTAACTACATTGCTTACCCAATCCAAATCCTGTCAAACATGTGCATAGTTTTGTTCATCATACAGTCTCTGGACAGGCTCTTCTTGTGCTTTGGCTGCTTCTGGATCAGATTGAAAAAGATCAAACCAAAGGCCGAAGACGATGGCTACAAGTACCACCCTATGGTTCTTGTCCAAATTCCTATGCGTAATGAGAGAGAG GTGTACGAGCAATCGATCTCTGCTGTTTGCAAAATCGATTGGCCGAGAGATCGATTGCTGATTCAAGTGCTCGACGATTCTGATGATGGAGCCATCCAGCTACTCATCAGCACTGAGGTTTCCAAATGGAGTCGGAGAGGCGTAAACATAGTGTACCGACATCGGTCGGCGACGACCGGTTACAAGGCCGGCAATCTCAAGTCCGCTATGAGCTGTGAATACGTGAAGGACTATGAGTTCGTCGCGATATTCGACGCTGACTTCCAGCCCAATCCTGATTTCCTCAAGCTCACCATTCCACACTTCATG GGGAATCCTGAGCTGGGACTGGTCCAGGCGAGATGGAGCTTCGTAAACACGAACGAGAATCTATTGACTCGCCTTCAAAATATCAATCTCGCCTTTCACTTTGAAGTCGAGCAACAGGTCAACGGcgtcttcttgaacttcttcggATTTAACGGGACGGCGGGCGTATGGAGAATCAGGGCGCTGGAGGATTCGGGAGGATGGCTTGAGAGAACGACCGTGGAGGACATGGACATTGCTGTTCGCGCTCACCTCCATGGTTGGAAGTTCGTCTTCTTAAATGATGTAAAG GTGTTATGCGAAGTCCCTGAATCTTTCGAGGCGTACCGGAAGCAGCAGCATCGGTGGCACTCCGGACCGATGCATCTATTTCGGATATGTCTTCCGGCTATCATAGCTTCCAAG ATTTCAATGTGGAAGAAGGCAAACTTGATTCTTCTATTCTTTCTTTTAAGGAAGTTAGTTCTTCCTTTCTATTCATTTACATTGTTTTGTGTAATTCTCCCACTGTCCATGTTCGTCCCGGAGGCCCAACTGCCTGTTTGGGTCATCTGCTACGTGCCCATCGTAATGTCTTTCCTCAACATTCTTCCGGCGTTGCGATCGTCCCCCTTCATCGTGCCTTACCTTCTCTTCGAAAACACCATGTCGGTGACCAAATTCAATGCCATGGTCTCGGGACTATTCCAACTGGGGAGTTCATACGAATGGGTCGTCACCAAAAAGGTCGGCCGGTCATCAGAATCCGACCTCCTACCTGCTGCGGCTGTAAGCAAAATAAGCAAACTACAACACGTAAAGGCCAACAAGATCTACAAAAAGGAGCTGGCCCTTTCGTTCCTCCTCCTCACTGCCGCCGTTCGGAGTCTGCTGTCGGCTCAGGGGGTTCACTTCTACTTCTTGCTCTTCCAGGGCGTCTCGT
- the LOC121989255 gene encoding probable xyloglucan glycosyltransferase 2 isoform X1, whose protein sequence is MASRSGFSRWWAREKRQQQKGTPVVVTMENPNYSVLEIAATGDEAFPATDKGRGKNAKQFTWVLLLKAHHAAGRLASAAALLWALPGAVGKRLVSHRRVDDASEKPHLLLKLIKGLLFFSLAALAFELVAYWNRWHFRQTELHLPEAIEIQGWIHSAYLSWLSFRINYIAYPIQILSNMCIVLFIIQSLDRLFLCFGCFWIRLKKIKPKAEDDGYKYHPMVLVQIPMRNEREVYEQSISAVCKIDWPRDRLLIQVLDDSDDGAIQLLISTEVSKWSRRGVNIVYRHRSATTGYKAGNLKSAMSCEYVKDYEFVAIFDADFQPNPDFLKLTIPHFMGNPELGLVQARWSFVNTNENLLTRLQNINLAFHFEVEQQVNGVFLNFFGFNGTAGVWRIRALEDSGGWLERTTVEDMDIAVRAHLHGWKFVFLNDVKVLCEVPESFEAYRKQQHRWHSGPMHLFRICLPAIIASKVVISKANIHIHPCSTEVCGLIADFNVEEGKLDSSILSFKEVSSSFLFIYIVLCNSPTVHVRPGGPTACLGHLLRAHRNVFPQHSSGVAIVPLHRALPSLRKHHVGDQIQCHGLGTIPTGEFIRMGRHQKGRPVIRIRPPTCCGCKQNKQTTTRKGQQDLQKGAGPFVPPPHCRRSESAVGSGGSLLLLALPGRLVPRSGSRSHRGANELTLH, encoded by the exons ATGGCTTCAAGGTCGGGTTTTTCCAGGTGGTGGGCGAGGGAGAAACGGCAGCAGCAGAAGGGCACGCCGGTGGTGGTGACGATGGAGAATCCTAACTACTCCGTTCTCGAGATCGCAGCCACCGGCGACGAAGCGTTCCCCGCCACGGACAAGGGCCGCGGCAAGAACGCTAAGCAGTTCACCTGGGTGCTTCTCCTCAAGGCCCACCACGCCGCCGGCCGCCTTGCCTCGGCGGCAGCGTTGCTGTGGGCGCTGCCGGGAGCGGTCGGTAAAAGGTTGGTTTCCCATCGCCGCGTTGACGATGCTTCCGAAAAGCCCCATTTGCTGCTGAAGCTAATCAAGGGCCTCCTGTTCTTCTCCCTGGCCGCACTGGCATTCGAGCTCGTTGCGTACTGGAACCGGTGGCACTTCCGGCAGACAGAATTGCATTTGCCGGAGGCGATCGAGATCCAGGGGTGGATCCACTCAGCCTACCTCTCATGGCTTTCCTTCCGAATTAACTACATTGCTTACCCAATCCAAATCCTGTCAAACATGTGCATAGTTTTGTTCATCATACAGTCTCTGGACAGGCTCTTCTTGTGCTTTGGCTGCTTCTGGATCAGATTGAAAAAGATCAAACCAAAGGCCGAAGACGATGGCTACAAGTACCACCCTATGGTTCTTGTCCAAATTCCTATGCGTAATGAGAGAGAG GTGTACGAGCAATCGATCTCTGCTGTTTGCAAAATCGATTGGCCGAGAGATCGATTGCTGATTCAAGTGCTCGACGATTCTGATGATGGAGCCATCCAGCTACTCATCAGCACTGAGGTTTCCAAATGGAGTCGGAGAGGCGTAAACATAGTGTACCGACATCGGTCGGCGACGACCGGTTACAAGGCCGGCAATCTCAAGTCCGCTATGAGCTGTGAATACGTGAAGGACTATGAGTTCGTCGCGATATTCGACGCTGACTTCCAGCCCAATCCTGATTTCCTCAAGCTCACCATTCCACACTTCATG GGGAATCCTGAGCTGGGACTGGTCCAGGCGAGATGGAGCTTCGTAAACACGAACGAGAATCTATTGACTCGCCTTCAAAATATCAATCTCGCCTTTCACTTTGAAGTCGAGCAACAGGTCAACGGcgtcttcttgaacttcttcggATTTAACGGGACGGCGGGCGTATGGAGAATCAGGGCGCTGGAGGATTCGGGAGGATGGCTTGAGAGAACGACCGTGGAGGACATGGACATTGCTGTTCGCGCTCACCTCCATGGTTGGAAGTTCGTCTTCTTAAATGATGTAAAG GTGTTATGCGAAGTCCCTGAATCTTTCGAGGCGTACCGGAAGCAGCAGCATCGGTGGCACTCCGGACCGATGCATCTATTTCGGATATGTCTTCCGGCTATCATAGCTTCCAAGGTAGTAATTAGTAAAGCTAACATACATATTCATCCATGTTCGACTGAAGTTTGTGGCTTGATTGCAGATTTCAATGTGGAAGAAGGCAAACTTGATTCTTCTATTCTTTCTTTTAAGGAAGTTAGTTCTTCCTTTCTATTCATTTACATTGTTTTGTGTAATTCTCCCACTGTCCATGTTCGTCCCGGAGGCCCAACTGCCTGTTTGGGTCATCTGCTACGTGCCCATCGTAATGTCTTTCCTCAACATTCTTCCGGCGTTGCGATCGTCCCCCTTCATCGTGCCTTACCTTCTCTTCGAAAACACCATGTCGGTGACCAAATTCAATGCCATGGTCTCGGGACTATTCCAACTGGGGAGTTCATACGAATGGGTCGTCACCAAAAAGGTCGGCCGGTCATCAGAATCCGACCTCCTACCTGCTGCGGCTGTAAGCAAAATAAGCAAACTACAACACGTAAAGGCCAACAAGATCTACAAAAAGGAGCTGGCCCTTTCGTTCCTCCTCCTCACTGCCGCCGTTCGGAGTCTGCTGTCGGCTCAGGGGGTTCACTTCTACTTCTTGCTCTTCCAGGGCGTCTCGT